The Phaeodactylum tricornutum CCAP 1055/1 chromosome 6, whole genome shotgun sequence region TTAGCGGCGTGCCGGAGGAATCCTTTGTGTCTCTTTCCATACCAATCCAACAGGGGCTGTTTCGGTCAAGGCCGTTCCATTTCCCGGTATTACATTGCCAGCAAACCAAAACACACGGAAATATCCCCGCTACCGTTTTCCGAATCGGGATTGCGACtgctctaactgtaaagcatTGTTTGGACTGACCGTGAGACGACACCGTGTGTGGGAACAAGGCAAGCCACCAAGCAACCAAATAGGTGTAGCTTACAGTCAtcaaacaacaacacaaaaaCCAAGTGATCATCTGACCAACCGTGCGGCATTCGAAGGCAATGATAAGCAATTTTTTCGTCTTGTCACCGCGGGGCGACACGATTCTCGCCAAACAGTATCGGGTCGACAACCTCAAACAGAGCGCACACGAACGATCGCACGTGGAAGCACTCTTTCGAAAAATCAAATTCTGGGACGACTTCGCGACGAGcgaagccgaagaagcgCAAGCGGAGAAAGCTCGGCAGGATAACGGCAAGTCtaaacatcaacaacaacaatttgaGAACAATGATCAGCAAAAGAGAATGGGCGACGCCCCGCCGGTATTTCTCATGCCCGATGGATTGACATACTTTCACGTCAAGCGTAATGGTCTGATCTTTGGAGCGTCGACCGCGAGGAACGTTAGTCCAAATACGGTAGTCGAGGTCAGTACATGTTCGTCTGGTCTTTGGCGTTGTCGGAAGCATTCTTCGGAATAGACGGAAATGTAGACGAGTATTCTGTAATTGCATGGACTAACATAACCTTTGTTGCTTACTTGTTCCGCTTTCTCGGTCGCCACTACCAGTTACTATCAACGATTGCTCGAATATTCAAGGACTACTGTGGACTCTTGTCGGAAGAAGCCTTGCGCAAGAATTTTATTTTATGCTACGAGCTCCTCGACGAAATGATTGACTTTGGCTACCCCCAGGTCACGCGGACGGAAAATCTCAAAAGTTTTGTTTATAACGAACCCATTGTGGTGGACCACGTCGCGAACACGGGCACCATGATCAACCCCAAGACAGCTTCCGCCAATGCCGTACACAAACCCGTTATTTCGTCGGTCCACGAAAACGGACGCAAGTCGGGcctcaacaacaaccaaaagAACGAAATCTTTGTCGATATTCTCGAGCGTCTTAATGTACTCTTCTCCAACAACGGCTACGTGCTCAACAGCACAATCGACGGCTGCATTCAGATGAAATCGTATCTGGCAGGGAATCCAGAACTACGGGTTGCGCTGAACGAAGACTTGTCCATTGGAAAAGATTCCCGGTACAATGGTGTTGCGGTTGACGACATGAATTTCAACGACTGTGTTAATCTTTCCGAGTTTGATTCCTCGCGAACAATATCATTCATCCCGCCCGATGGCGAATTTATCGTGCTCAATTACCGCATTACCGGAGAATTCAATACTCCATTTCGTATTTTTCCGTCGATTGAAGAAACCGAACCCAACAAAATTGAGATTGTTGTTCTCATTCGCGCCGAAATGCCGAACAATCATTTTGGAGCAAACGTGTCGGTCGAAATTCCCGTCCCCCACTGTACTACGTCCGCCTCATGTAGTCTTGTTTCGGCACCGGGCACCGGACATGCGCACGCCGAGCTAGTGGCCACTGAAGGCAAGATTGTGTGGACCATGAAGAAGTTTCCTGGCGGCGGAGAACAAACGATGCGGGCCAAAGTGTCGCTCAGCAAGCCCTGTACCACGGCGATCCGGAGAGAAATCGGACCTATCAATATGTGCTTTGAGATTCCCATGTACAACGTTTCTAATTTGCAAGTGCGCTATTTGCGAGTAGCAGAAAACATGGTCGGCTACACACCGTACCGTTGGGTTCGCTACGTAACGCAGTCCAGTTCCTACGTTTGCCGAGTGTAATACGCTCGCAAAGCGTCAGGTGGGGTTAGTCTGGGATCGAGAAAGAGCAGTAACTAGTATCGAAACACGACTAAGCTAGATTCCGAATTACACTCTTGTTTGATAAGCGTTACCACGCACGAACGTCTAGGCACACGAAGCCATCGCAAAGCAGATACTACCGTGCAATACAAGATTTTAGCAAGGCATCTCAAGTAAGGGTATATTCAATACCTAGTAAATCCAAGTCCTACGACACGCTCAACCGGTAAGAAATATTCAAGGTGTTGCTCGTTCAATCAAATTATCTCATAAGAGTCTACCTTTCCTTCAGGCGATTTTGCATAATGGCCAAACCTAGTTCGAATATGGTCGAAGAAAGAAGTCGCTCTTCCCGCTTCTGGGCAGTCCGCTCAGAATTGCTTCGTTGTTCAAGAATCTCAATCTTatcttgcttttctttgaGTTTGGTCTTGCATTCCTGCAGGGCCACCAGATACTTGTCCTGGAATTTTGCCAAGGTTCGCTTCGTATAAGCTTCCAGTTTGTCCTTGTCACTGCTGATCTTGTTGTTCTCTTGCTCTTTCAACTCGAGCTTTGCCATCGCTTTGGCAAGCGAATCCTCTAAGTCTCTGATTTTGCCAATGTCCGCTGCTGACATAGTCTCGGTCGTTGGTGTCTTCTGAACTTCAGAGACGCGCTGAGAAGTCTTGGCCGCTTCTTCCGCAATCTCGATAgacgctgctgctgccgcctCCAAGGCCTGTACTTTCCTCTGCAGTGTTTCGTTCTCGATTTCAAGCCGTGTGAGCTTCTCCCGGTGTTCAGCGGATGAACTATTAGGCGCCTGAGCGCTCGACTCATTCAGATTGATCGCTTCTACAGAAGAATTGAGTGCATGCTCTTGCTGCGCCCGCAGATCGAccaattcttcttcgaaCAATTTCCTCGCGGATTCTGCTGCTTCTACTCTCGATTTCAAGGCAGCAATTTCGGACGCCGACGAGGTGGAACGCGACTCGACCTGAGTGTGCTTCTTCTCCATGCGCGCAATCTCCTCTCTCAAGTCAGTGACAGTTTTTTCCAGCGATGCCGACTTTTTAACTTCGTTTTCTAAGTCGACGATTTGACGCAAATAGCTGGCTGCTTGATCCTCTAAGTCTGTCATTTGCTGATTCATCGCACCGACTGATTCCATCTTCTTCTTATACGCCATCAGCGTAGCTTCCGCTTTGTACAGCTGTGCTGCCTTGGCATTCGCCACGTCCAAATCATCCTCTAGTTGTGTTTTAACACTCGCCATTGCTCCTAGCTCCGACATTGTTTGTTCCAAGTCCGAAGTTGCCTTTTGTAATTCTTCTTCGACCTGAATGAGTTGATCTTGACGTGAAACGAGTCGATCCTGCAAGTCTTCCACCAATGCTCGTAGTTTCCCTTGCGATTTTTCATTGTCTTCTGCCATCATGGCTGCTTGCGACTTGAGTGTCGAAATCTCTCGCCGTGCGTCGTCCAGCGCCTCGGACTGTTGCAAGTGATTCGCTCCGAACAGGTTGGTATCGTCCGCGCGCTCGTCCATCCCGTCGGCATCTTCTTGACCATCAAAAACGAGTTCATTCTCGTCCATGTCCGAGTCTTGCGCATCAAAGTCCGAAACCCGCGCCAATGACGTTTCGAGAATATCCTTCATGGCCAGATTTGCGTTCATTTGCATCATCCGCGCCACGTAGGTGCCTTTCTCTTCGCAGGTAacggccgccgccatgacGAGTTCCACCAGCACGTCGATCGATTTCACGTCACTCTGTTTGGCAATCGACGACACGTTCACTAGCGTGAAATCGGCATCTTTGCCGAGACCTTCGTGATAGTAATGTTCCAGATTGCGCAGGAATTTGCGGAGGTTACTCGATTTAAGAGCCCAGTTGTCACCGAGCTGCCGAGCAATCGTCGTTGGATCAAAATAGTCGGGAGCACTGCCGGAGGATCATCGAAGTAAATGAGGATAAGAATGCATGTCTCGGGGAATCACGAGTCGGCGCAGCGCAACACGAAGACGTTCGGTCGTACAAGACGGACGAGCAATGACATTACACAGAGCCAACATATCCTCCGTAAAAACATCAATCAAGAAAACAAATATATCACTGCACAGCACAGGCCGACAAATACAAAACGTTACTTACATTTCCGAAAGGGCTTCAAAGAGAGCCACACCGTCACTCAAATCTGTGAGGGTTTCGGGAGGCGCCGAGGAAAGAGTCGTGAAGGTCCCCAGGAATTCCACCATAGCTTCGTGCCGCGCACCATCCTCCGCCATATTTAgccttcactgtcaatcgagACAGCTGCCTAATAAGAACGTGAATGAGCTCAAACCCTGCTgcgacaaagacgaagaaacacTCTTCAATATCCAAGTCGCAAGGATGACAATTGATTAAAAATCGATCTGTCGCGACTTCGTGCTTCTTCAAGCTATCTAGCTAGCGGTTGTACAGTCCACCCTCTCTTGTCTCTAGAACTAACTCTGAAAGCGGTGCGACCGGAGTTGCGCTTTGGAAGCGACCAAACGACGCTTGTTTTTCAGGCCAGCCGGAACAGCGATGCGAATATAGAATGTATTGAAGACACTGATTTAGCTTTTTGATTGGTCAGTTCCAAGTCGTTTCTCTTTGCGACTCGTCGGACTGTAAATCTCAAAGGCGCGTCAGCCGATGGCATTGGCGAGCTCGGAACATAACAATTTCAACAAGTCTATAGGAAGCAATCTATCCATGTGACATACTACGACAAAAGACCATCCAAAGAGACAGCGTGTTCCTTTGTACTACGATTTTCCTAGTTTTCCGGAGGAAGGATCGCTCTTTCTCTGCGTACGGATTGGTCTCGTGGGATACAGCCACCACTGCCTATTCCGTCGCCGGCACTAACAGGTAATAACTGCCTGACAAACAAGGAACTCCCGAACATCACAAGGAACTAACAGGCCACACGGAAACATCTGGTCACACAATCAACGGCTGCTTCCAACATGTCGACATCACAAACATGCACTTCGGAGTTCTGTAATGCGGGATGGGCGGAAGTCTTGACCCATATGTCGCCGTACGGTTTTGCGAATTTTGGCGTGGCGTTCGGTTTGGGTCTTTCCGTTGTCGGTGCCGCCTGGGGCATCTGGTTGACCGGATCTTCTTTGGTGGGTGCAGCCGTCAAGGCTCCCCGGATTCGATCCAAAAACTTGATTAGGTAGGTCGGAGAGCGAATGTAATGTACGCTAGAAGAAAAGCACGGGCGCACGCGTGATCGACAAAGAATTTTGGTTTCAGATTTGATTCTGACTCGTGCTCTTTACTTCCTTGCCTCCTGTTAACTTTTTCGCCGGACTCCGTCTTTTTGTGCGGTTCTTTTGAATGGCAAAAGTGTAATTTTTTGTGAAGCCACCGCCATTTACGGTGTCATTATGGCTATCATCTTGACTAACAAAATTAAGGAGCCTGAGGATAATGGCTTGTACCTCGACAGCAATTGGGATTATCCTGGTTTTTACTACGCAGGCTACGGCATGTTTTCCGCCGGGCTTTCCGTGGGTCTGACAAATGTTGCGTCCGGTGTATCGGTTGGCATAGCTGGGTCCAGTTGTGCAATTGCCGACGCCCAGGACGCCTCGCTCTTTGTCAAAATTTTAATTGTGGAGATTTTCGCCTCGGCCCTTGGAATCTTTGGTATCATTGTGGGCATCATCCAATCAAACGCTTGTACCTTCCCTGTTGCGGCTTTGCAGTAACCACACGACTAATGTAACGAGGAGCAACACTACTGTACTGCACATTTTCTAGATAAGTCAAAGGAAACCAACGACCCCTCGTGGATCGTATGCGTCACATTACAAAATATGTGGGCGTGCGGCTACTATTTGGAACAATCCATACCAGCCCTCCAAATCGTTGATTTCTTACATTTCTTCCGTGAGTAAATCCTtgagctcgctctttttggaGGACAGGTCAACACCAAACTTGTCGCCGGCAATTTCCAAAGCGTGTTTTATGGTAACCTTCTCCATATTAAAGCAGCAAATGTAGGCTTTGGTCCACTTGCGTAGCTGACCAGTATCTGGCATCGTACCTCGTTCCGGTAgatcgtcgtcctcctctTTATTGGTTAAAGATATGGCCGCTTTCGTAGTATTTTTGCCGCCACCTCCACCTTTGCATAGCTTGGGGTTTGGGGACGGGGAAGCTTTCAATTGAATCTCGAGTCACAGGTATTGACTGTAGTGTCTGGCCACGGCCATCTACGATGCGTGCGGATCGGTCTGTATCATGCGGGTTCGCGGGGATGAATAGCTCAGTAGATTTTCGTGCTCTTTTTTCGCTGGCAGAAGAGGTGAGAGATGGATCATTTTGGTTCGAATCATTGGTTGGTTTGCGCTTGCTTGCTCTTTTTTGCGAGCCTGTTTCTTTCATGGAATTGGATGTGCCGATCTCCGCGTCTTCGACCTCATCGACGGGTAGCCCTGCGGAATCCATATTCAAAACGTCTCGTCTGATTCTTGCTCGTCTCCAGATGTCGTGCTGCTTCAGTAAGGGCTCTTGCCGCTTGCTACGCAACTTCGCTCTATCCAAGGTTGTGTCAATCGTTTCGGATGCGGAGGCAAAACCCAACCAGAGCTATTGTTAACATTGATGAAGGTTCGATAAATGACAAATGAAAGTTGCGGTAAAAAAACGCATTCCCTCCCCCGTCTGGCTAGGGTTTTTTCGCAGGAATTTTACTTTCCACTACTGTAAACCCCAGAAGATACAATCCTTGCACCGGAGACTGTTGAACTAGCTGTGTGAGAGTCGGCTCACATACTATTCTGCTGTCAATTTGTGAAACGTTTGATTATTATTGTGATATGGGTTGTCCTATCCTATTTCGGTTTgatgccaaaatcggtccGATGGGTATATGCAAGACTGGCAAACTCCTACTTCCAGTATCCCTGCTTGTATTGTTGATGAACAAAACTGTAGGCAGTACTTCCGTAGCCAATCGCGACGGCTCCACCGATCACAAGCAACACAGTTCCCTTATTATAAGGAGGGTGGAAGGTCAACTGGAAGCAATGGTAATGAAAACTCGTAAGAAGGAATCCGGAATGTTTGCGAGCTCCATTGAATAAACATCAGTACGTACGTGTAGATCATCTTGGTCGATCGGACGCTTGCTTTTCAAGTTCTGCCAGTGATCCTTCACCTTGTGCATCTTTGGCTGAGAAGAGAGGTTGCGTCGCGCAGCTTGTCGAGAGGCCGACAACGCCAACGCAGAGGAAGAACGCTGCGCCAACATGATCACGTGTGCACGAAAAGATCTGCTGGAACAATTTTcgcaactgactgtgactgttGAAAAGCGGCAGCGAGATGAGAAAATTTCAGTCAGCCGAACAGCGAAAGCGAATAGGAATCTGGAATATCTCGAGGCAGATATATCCCTAGAAATATTTTAACCGTTAGAGACGTCTGCTACTATCGTTGTGCATCTTCTTGTAGGAAATACACCCTTTGGATTCATGTGGACTAGCGAGGGCCAGCCCCTTGCCGTGGTAAGGTTACACGCCGCATTTTACTGCTAACTTTAACCAAAAGATGAGAATACTGTGCCTTTTAGCTCTGGTAGGGTCAACCTATGCTTGGTTCTTAGACAGCAAATCTCCTTCATCGAAGCGAGCAATTCCCAACAACGTTAAATTGGTGGTGCTTCCCGGATTTGGCAATAATTCGAACGACTACTTTTTGCCCGAAGCTCCCCAGGGATCTTTGGTTCGGTCTTTGCAAAACCGTGGCTGGCGAGATGATCAGATTCGCGTTTTGCCGATGGAACGTTTGGACTGGCTACAGGTTTTCGTGAATGGTCTCTTTGACCTTCGCTTTTGGACGTCCAATATGGCGGCGACTTGTCCCTCCTTTCGGTGGTATCTTAAGTGCGTGGCTGGCGAAATTGCAGAGATTTGTGAGGAAAGCTCGGACACCAAAGTGGTCCTTGTTTGTCATTCGGCGGGGGGATGGCTGGCCCGAGCGGCGCTGGGATACTTTAGTCAGGCGCAAGCTGATGAGCAAGACGTTCCGCGCATTGAGTTGGAACGTGTGCTGGGTATGGTCACACTCGGAGCTCCGCATATTCCACCGCCTCCTGAAGTGATGGATATGACACGTGGTGCACTGCGTATTACCAACGAAGATTTTCCCGGGGCATACCATATTGACGATGGTCTCTTCTATATTACGGTTGTTGGCAACGCCATTGCAGGCATCAAAGATCAGCGGAGATCCCCGTTCGAACGCACTACACCAACTGGATTGGCTTTTAACTCGTATGAGGCCGTCTGCGGTGCCGGTACAAGTATGGGCGACGGCCTTATCCCTCGAATGTCAGCACATTTGGATGATGCTATTCAAATCAATTTGGATGGAGTTTTCCATTCGATTAACGCACCGGTAAGAGACGTACAAGCAGCGTTGCTCATACCTACACCACATAGTGGCAAAGTGACTCACTTTGCTGTTACACTCACAGGATAAATGGTACGGGTCGGATAGTCTACTTGATAGATGGCATGACACAATGCTGGAACAAATATATTCGAGCCGGAATATGAGTGTGAGGACGCCAAATCGTGATTTTGGCAACGTTGTGTCAAGATAGCATgcgtttgttgttttgagataTGAAACCTAGAGAATGAAAACAATGGCTATTAGACATTAGGCTTTCAGAAGTAtgaattttggaagatttaGATGTTGAAATATATGTGGCTCGCACACAACATCGTTTCGTAATAGAGCCATGAGAAATACTCAGCAGATCATAGATATCAAATTCTcagaaattgaaaaaatACTTTCAAGAAGatctttcggaagaaaatAGCTTCACAGCCTTCTTCGGCTCTTCTCTATCTGTATCCTCATTGTTGAGAATTCTCTTACGGGAAGTTTCCGGAGACGATTGCGCAGCCATTTCACCATCCAAATCTTTTCCAACATCTTCAGATGCTTTTGGAGTAGATTCAGAGAAAACAAAGGCAGCCTGGGCGCCAACCTGGACGGTTTCGCCACCCGCGCGGACTCCTTTCTCCGTGTCCTTGAGGCCAAGGGCTTTTGCAGCCAGAACGTAATACTTTCGAAGCACGGAGCTCAGTGAAGCTGCGCCCTTCAAACTAGACAATTTCTTTTGTACCCCGGAAGGCAAGTTTCGGCAAGTCTCGAGATGCAAACGCTGAAATTCTCTCACAGATTCATATATTCCGCTAATCGAAAATGGGTATGAAACGGCTTCCTTGTTTGCACCGTCCTTGGCCATAGCACAATGGATACAGCGAATGCCCACTTGGCCTTCTTGAATGGGATACTTCCGATCTTCGAGGGCGATTTGGACGTCTTCATATGTTGCGCAAAAAACTTCAATTTGCCTGCGAATGAAGCAATCTGTATCAGACAACCATTCCTTATCCTCCGGTATCGCTAATAAAACTCGCGACGAAGGTGATGGCGGGCCCGCTTGAATGGTCCACTCGGCAAGTGCTTTCGCAGCGTCGTCTGTAGACCGTTCCGGCAAAAAGATAGATTCGCCACTCCCAACCGTAACAGCGGGAGAGCCATCGGTGGCTGAGTCTTTCTTTTCTAGGGACAATGTCTCCTCGTCAGCCCTCGGTTTATTTGCTTCGGCATGCGAAGGGGGTGTAGAAGGAGTGGCTTCTCTTACTTCGTTCCTATCATCCTGTTCGTGGAGCCGTCTCCACATCCGTCTGAAGAAAACTTTTTGAGAACCGCGTGGAAGCTGTGTCATTTCAGAAGCATGAAGCGCTTTCAAATCATTCAAAGCATCTTTGACTGGCTGTGGGCACTGGCGGCATTTCAAAATATGACCAGGAATCTCAGCGAAGCTATTTGCGAGTCTGTCGACGTTGCTCCAAAAGAATTTACGCGAATTCGGCATTTCGACACAATGAACGCATTGTAAACCCCCGTACCCCACTTGAATGTTTTCACGTTTCCCTCCTCGCGTCTTTCGATCAGCTTCGGAAAACCTTACCAGTCGAAGTTGCTTCATTAGATAGAAGAAGTAGGTGGTAAGCAGCAACTTGTCCTCGTCGAGAACAAGCCTTTTGTTCTCTGGAAGTGGATCGCCGTCTGGTGAATAAATACTTTTGTCCTTCCTAGCGAGATAATCAGCAGCCTGTGTTCGACGAGATGCCTCGTGATGATCCAATTCCGTCTGTAACATCGACGAAGCTTGAACAGGGCCGGGGCCTGGATGAGCTTCAACGGTGGTATCCCGGGGATCAAATTGTTGAAAGCCTCCCATAGAAGCTGACGCCGAGTGCTGATATGAATTTATCGAAGAGCGCCTTTGGGTGGTGTCAAATACAGCTGGAGGCGGAGATGACCCTGGGTAGGGCGAAGGAAACTCAGGCTTTGATCCGTAACCATATGATGGAATAGGATGGAGACTCTGTTGATAGGCTCGACATAGACTAAAATGGTGATCAATCAATGTCCCTGGAGGTGGACCCTTGTTGGCGGCCCATCGGTAGTGGGGATCTCGATATTCTGGCGGAATGTGACTACAATATTTACACACCCATTCCCCATTAGGTTCTTCTGCAAATGGAAAGTTAGCCGGCACATCGTAATTCGGGCGAAACCCCGAAGGTCCGAAGCCTTCAGGATTTCGACCAGAGTAAGGGCTAGGACGCGAATTGCGGGGCATTGGCATCGGAGATTCATGAGTAGGAGGCGACGCATGATGTGGAGACATCGAGGGTGGTTGGCCTTCTATCAGTATTGGACTTCGATTCCTATTACTGCTCATTTGGTTAGGGTGCATTGGATAAGAGATACCATAGGATGGCCCTGTTTCGTTCGCATATCGTTCAGATCCTCCCATCTGAGGATATTGCTGAGAACCTTCAGCTTCTCGGAAATGAATACCGGTATTACCAGGAAACCTATTCAGGATACCAAACTGGTGACACCTTCTTGCGCAAAAGTCTGTTAGAATCTTTCGGTTCCTGTCCCTCTCGTGTGGAGGCTCCCGCTCTACAGTTCGCTTCAAAAACCCTTTGAGGTCTCCCGGTGCAAGATCACATCGACAGACATGATTCCGGACAAGTCCTCGTACTAAATCTCCCACAAGCACCAAATCCGCCGGAAACATAAAACTGTCAGCGGCTGGCCCATTCAAGCAATGAAGACAGCGTACCCCTATTTGTCCCGGCGACGTTCGATTCCCCGACGAATCTGCAGCATACATGTCACCGGCTTCGAAAAGTTCGACCTGCTGTAAGGCCACGGCGTCCAACTCGGACAAATTCGCCCGCTCCTGAGGTCCTAATAAACTAACCCTTCTTGATTTTCTCGGCCCATAATCCATTTGGCTATGGTAATGCGATGCCGATGGCATGCTATCAGTTCGTGGGTCTGTCTCGTATGGAGGCATGGCGCCAGGAGGAGGATAGcgaggcggcggcggtcTTTGTGAACACTCCTCAATTTCGTGATATTCGGCGTCTTGAAAACGATCAAAGGTCAAACCACAGAGTGTGCAAGTCCAAAAGCCTCGACTCTGTTTCGGCATTTCCTTGAAAATTGAAAGATCAGAACGGATTCCTATGGAAATACCTATGGAAATAGGTCCACGCCGGATTCCAATTCTGGCTCTACGCCAACCTATATAGCACCCGCCTCACAAAGTCTATGCTTCATTCAGCAGAGTCGGTGAGCGCAGTTCGCAGGCTCCTGTTTTGGTAGCCGTGCACTGGCAGGAAGAGATGATATCCGGATCGGCCAAAACCTGGACTGATGAGGCTCGGATATTTTGCTAAATGTCTTCGAATCAAAGGAAACAGCGATGCCTTTGAAAGCTTTTATGTGCACACGAAGAGATAAACGGCTTGCTAATACTCCGTACAACAGCACGTAGCGTGGACAAGGAAATACGCTAAGCGTGGGCTGGGGTCTATTGAGCGCTATACTTCAAAGTGATGCACATTCTCTTTCAATCGGGGCACGGACGGCGAAAGTTTGCGGGAACTCTCCATCAAAATCGGTGGAGTGCCGTCACTATGTGCGCGCTTAGGTACATGTGTATCGAAATCCTTTGCAGTATTCAAATGTCCATCTTTGAAGATTATATATAGGTCTATATAAAACTGTCTACCGCGGGGTCAAGTCGTATGTTTCCATCCAGTTAGAAGTAAATCGTGATCCAAAATGGATGGCTGCTAAGAAATTTTCCCAACCCGTACCATTTCACTAATTCAAGGGAATCGAGTTTTTTGACAAGATTAAGGcgtttccaacgacaaattGTATGAGAACTTTACTAGGCTTTACAGCAGCTAACG contains the following coding sequences:
- a CDS encoding predicted protein, with protein sequence MLAQRSSSALALSASRQAARRNLSSQPKMHKVKDHWQNLKSKRPIDQDDLHLWLGFASASETIDTTLDRAKLRSKRQEPLLKQHDIWRRARIRRDVLNMDSAGLPVDEVEDAEIGTSNSMKETGSQKRASKRKPTNDSNQNDPSLTSSASEKRARKSTELFIPANPHDTDRSARIVDGRGQTLQSIPLCKGGGGGKNTTKAAISLTNKEEDDDLPERGTMPDTGQLRKWTKAYICCFNMEKVTIKHALEIAGDKFGVDLSSKKSELKDLLTEEM
- a CDS encoding predicted protein — translated: MPKQSRGFWTCTLCGLTFDRFQDAEYHEIEECSQRPPPPRYPPPGAMPPYETDPRTDSMPSASHYHSQMDYGPRKSRRVSLLGPQERANLSELDAVALQQVELFEAGDMYAADSSGNRTSPGQIGVRCLHCLNGPAADSFMFPADLVLVGDLVRGLVRNHVCRCDLAPGDLKGFLKRTVEREPPHERDRNRKILTDFCARRCHQFGILNRFPGNTGIHFREAEGSQQYPQMGGSERYANETGPSYGISYPMHPNQMSSNRNRSPILIEGQPPSMSPHHASPPTHESPMPMPRNSRPSPYSGRNPEGFGPSGFRPNYDVPANFPFAEEPNGEWVCKYCSHIPPEYRDPHYRWAANKGPPPGTLIDHHFSLCRAYQQSLHPIPSYGYGSKPEFPSPYPGSSPPPAVFDTTQRRSSINSYQHSASASMGGFQQFDPRDTTVEAHPGPGPVQASSMLQTELDHHEASRRTQAADYLARKDKSIYSPDGDPLPENKRLVLDEDKLLLTTYFFYLMKQLRLVRFSEADRKTRGGKRENIQVGYGGLQCVHCVEMPNSRKFFWSNVDRLANSFAEIPGHILKCRQCPQPVKDALNDLKALHASEMTQLPRGSQKVFFRRMWRRLHEQDDRNEVREATPSTPPSHAEANKPRADEETLSLEKKDSATDGSPAVTVGSGESIFLPERSTDDAAKALAEWTIQAGPPSPSSRVLLAIPEDKEWLSDTDCFIRRQIEVFCATYEDVQIALEDRKYPIQEGQVGIRCIHCAMAKDGANKEAVSYPFSISGIYESVREFQRLHLETCRNLPSGVQKKLSSLKGAASLSSVLRKYYVLAAKALGLKDTEKGVRAGGETVQVGAQAAFVFSESTPKASEDVGKDLDGEMAAQSSPETSRKRILNNEDTDREEPKKAVKLFSSERSS
- a CDS encoding predicted protein, which gives rise to LTHMSPYGFANFGVAFGLGLSVVGAAWGIWLTGSSLVGAAVKAPRIRSKNLISVIFCEATAIYGVIMAIILTNKIKEPEDNGLYLDSNWDYPGFYYAGYGMFSAGLSVGLTNVASGVSVGIAGSSCAIADAQDASLFVKILIVEIFASALGIFGIIVGIIQSNACTFPVAALQ
- the AP4mu gene encoding predicted protein (Medium chain (mu subunit) of AP4 complex, ortholog of T. pseudonana TPS_165232); amino-acid sequence: MISNFFVLSPRGDTILAKQYRVDNLKQSAHERSHVEALFRKIKFWDDFATSEAEEAQAEKARQDNGKMGDAPPVFLMPDGLTYFHVKRNGLIFGASTARNVSPNTVVELLSTIARIFKDYCGLLSEEALRKNFILCYELLDEMIDFGYPQVTRTENLKSFVYNEPIVVDHVANTGTMINPKTASANAVHKPVISSVHENGRKSGLNNNQKNEIFVDILERLNVLFSNNGYVLNSTIDGCIQMKSYLAGNPELRVALNEDLSIGKDSRYNGVAVDDMNFNDCVNLSEFDSSRTISFIPPDGEFIVLNYRITGEFNTPFRIFPSIEETEPNKIEIVVLIRAEMPNNHFGANVSVEIPVPHCTTSASCSLVSAPGTGHAHAELVATEGKIVWTMKKFPGGGEQTMRAKVSLSKPCTTAIRREIGPINMCFEIPMYNVSNLQVRYLRVAENMVGYTPYRWVRYVTQSSSYVCRV
- a CDS encoding predicted protein → MWTSEGQPLAVVSKSPSSKRAIPNNVKLVVLPGFGNNSNDYFLPEAPQGSLVRSLQNRGWRDDQIRVLPMERLDWLQVFVNGLFDLRFWTSNMAATCPSFRWYLKCVAGEIAEICEESSDTKVVLVCHSAGGWLARAALGYFSQAQADEQDVPRIELERVLGMVTLGAPHIPPPPEVMDMTRGALRITNEDFPGAYHIDDGLFYITVVGNAIAGIKDQRRSPFERTTPTGLAFNSYEAVCGAGTSMGDGLIPRMSAHLDDAIQINLDGVFHSINAPDKWYGSDSLLDRWHDTMLEQIYSSRNMSVRTPNRDFGNVVSR
- a CDS encoding predicted protein, translating into MAEDGARHEAMVEFLGTFTTLSSAPPETLTDLSDGVALFEALSEIAPDYFDPTTIARQLGDNWALKSSNLRKFLRNLEHYYHEGLGKDADFTLVNVSSIAKQSDVKSIDVLVELVMAAAVTCEEKGTYVARMMQMNANLAMKDILETSLARVSDFDAQDSDMDENELVFDGQEDADGMDERADDTNLFGANHLQQSEALDDARREISTLKSQAAMMAEDNEKSQGKLRALVEDLQDRLVSRQDQLIQVEEELQKATSDLEQTMSELGAMASVKTQLEDDLDVANAKAAQLYKAEATLMAYKKKMESVGAMNQQMTDLEDQAASYLRQIVDLENEVKKSASLEKTVTDLREEIARMEKKHTQVESRSTSSASEIAALKSRVEAAESARKLFEEELVDLRAQQEHALNSSVEAINLNESSAQAPNSSSAEHREKLTRLEIENETLQRKVQALEAAAAASIEIAEEAAKTSQRVSEVQKTPTTETMSAADIGKIRDLEDSLAKAMAKLELKEQENNKISSDKDKLEAYTKRTLAKFQDKYLVALQECKTKLKEKQDKIEILEQRSNSERTAQKREERLLSSTIFELGLAIMQNRLKER